The Rhodopseudomonas palustris genome window below encodes:
- a CDS encoding methyl-accepting chemotaxis protein — MRLSITRAVLMFGLIIGTGLAAVFGASLYGLSQLKVGGPLYEQIKLGNDLVADILPPPAYVIEAYLEATLALEDPGSSALHRERLDRLKKEYQDRHAFWRKAPLEPAIKARLIDDSDREVQKFWRIIDASLVPAIEAKDPDAAMQAYKDLTAAYTAHRAIIDDIVKRTNDLNAATEAATAVRVTDLNYLLWGVSGIVFLLFVAGLTAIVKRVIVPITGMTEVMRRLASGDRAVAIPAIERGDEVGAMARAVQVFKDNALRVEAMESEQGIKARADADRRAEMHKMADDLDRAIGRIVQTVTSTSADMEAAARQLESGAETTQHLATTVAAASQQSCATAQSASVSCNEVASSASQIGQQVRQSQNISQAAVRQAQETNARIAELSKAAGRIGDVVDLINAVASQTNLLALNATIEAARAGEAGRGFAVVAAEVKALAAQTARATDEITEQIAQMTAATESSVSAIEAIGNTILQISEISDSTASAVDHQGAAMREIASTVRQSADAATEVSGTIGAVREGAQNTGAASTHVHDLAAALLAESRHLKIEVDRFSAAVRAA, encoded by the coding sequence ATGCGACTTTCAATCACCCGAGCGGTTCTGATGTTCGGCCTCATCATCGGCACAGGCCTGGCGGCGGTTTTCGGGGCGAGCCTGTACGGCCTTTCCCAGCTCAAGGTCGGCGGGCCGCTGTATGAGCAGATCAAGCTCGGCAACGATCTGGTGGCCGATATCCTGCCGCCGCCCGCCTATGTGATCGAAGCCTATCTGGAAGCGACGCTGGCGCTGGAAGACCCCGGCTCTTCCGCGCTTCACCGCGAGCGGCTCGACCGCCTCAAGAAGGAGTACCAGGACCGTCACGCCTTCTGGCGCAAGGCGCCGCTCGAGCCGGCCATCAAGGCGCGGCTGATCGATGATTCCGACCGCGAGGTGCAGAAATTCTGGCGCATCATCGATGCGAGCCTGGTTCCGGCGATCGAGGCCAAGGATCCGGATGCCGCGATGCAGGCCTATAAGGATTTGACCGCCGCCTACACGGCGCATCGCGCGATCATCGACGACATCGTCAAGCGCACCAACGATCTCAACGCCGCCACCGAAGCCGCGACGGCGGTCCGCGTGACCGACCTTAATTATCTGCTGTGGGGCGTATCCGGCATCGTGTTCCTGCTGTTCGTGGCTGGGCTGACGGCGATCGTAAAAAGGGTGATCGTGCCGATCACCGGAATGACCGAAGTGATGCGGCGGCTGGCAAGCGGCGATCGGGCTGTTGCCATTCCGGCGATCGAGCGTGGCGACGAGGTCGGCGCGATGGCGCGGGCCGTTCAGGTGTTCAAGGACAATGCGCTGCGGGTCGAAGCCATGGAGTCCGAGCAGGGCATCAAGGCGCGAGCCGACGCCGATCGCCGCGCCGAGATGCACAAGATGGCCGACGACCTGGATCGTGCCATCGGCCGCATCGTTCAGACCGTGACCTCCACCTCCGCCGACATGGAAGCGGCCGCCAGACAGCTCGAGAGCGGGGCCGAGACGACCCAGCACCTGGCAACGACGGTGGCGGCGGCTTCGCAGCAATCCTGTGCAACGGCGCAGTCGGCGTCCGTGTCCTGCAACGAGGTAGCCTCATCGGCCTCGCAGATCGGTCAGCAGGTCCGGCAATCGCAGAACATTTCCCAGGCCGCCGTCCGGCAGGCGCAGGAAACCAACGCGCGGATCGCCGAGCTTTCGAAGGCAGCCGGGCGCATCGGCGATGTGGTGGATCTGATCAACGCGGTTGCGTCGCAGACCAACCTGCTGGCGCTCAACGCCACCATCGAAGCCGCGCGCGCCGGCGAGGCCGGCCGTGGCTTTGCCGTCGTGGCCGCCGAAGTGAAAGCACTGGCCGCGCAGACCGCGCGCGCGACCGACGAGATCACCGAACAGATCGCCCAGATGACGGCGGCGACCGAATCGTCGGTGTCGGCGATCGAAGCGATCGGCAACACCATCCTGCAGATCTCGGAGATTTCGGATTCGACCGCCTCGGCCGTCGATCACCAGGGCGCCGCGATGCGCGAGATCGCCAGCACGGTGCGGCAATCGGCGGATGCTGCGACCGAAGTCTCGGGGACGATCGGGGCGGTCCGCGAGGGCGCCCAGAACACGGGCGCGGCCTCAACGCATGTGCACGATCTCGCCGCCGCGCTGCTGGCGGAAAGCCGTCATCTCAAGATCGAGGTCGACCGCTTCTCGGCCGCAGTGCGAGCGGCCTGA
- a CDS encoding glycosyltransferase, with protein MVGTDHAGLHETMTDGRGDGEAIAPWPGPPRFLAARPAYVSNDNHPGEQWREAADRQSEAIAAPELDCLRGVLAPALLQAAARRARDLDIGADRVLIQQGLIEEEAYLRYLARWLRLGFEDFGAFDRADCPLEDAQISSATATGIVPLRVDGELIWVVAPRHLASHRLCGLLDDYPDTRPRLRLASTANLETFLAQQGERTLADIASSDLHQRHPMLSAAPRRPGPVWRQRLKRGVCVAVPLALPLYLYPDITTTLLAAWFIGFAGLRLLACLWPRSTLPSPPRKPDAELPIYTVVAALYREADSVGTLVEALDALDYPHEKLDLILVIEPDDLATRAALARIKQRPHLRVLIAPAVEPRTKPKALNYALAFARGSFIAVYDAEDRPDPDQLRAALAAFDAASPDTACVQASLCIDNLTHSWLSRTFLAEYAGQFDLFLPGLAALGLPLPLGGTSNHFRTDVLRAIGGWDPHNVTEDADLGFRLARFGHRCVTIASATYEEAPIAFGNWLPQRARWMKGWIQTWAVHMRQPIRLWREIGWRGVIGLNLVVGGNVLSALAYPLLVWLAVAAAIDWPEQLPVWLGGWLEPAAPSALHWLTIASGVASTLVVGLLGLARRRQLRHAGALALTPLYWLCLSAAAWRALAQFVWCPYRWDKTQHGVARRPHPLAPKPKARRSRWRLSA; from the coding sequence ATGGTCGGGACCGACCACGCCGGACTGCACGAGACGATGACCGACGGGCGCGGCGATGGTGAGGCAATCGCCCCATGGCCCGGGCCGCCCCGGTTTCTCGCCGCCCGGCCTGCCTACGTCAGCAACGACAATCATCCAGGCGAGCAATGGCGCGAGGCTGCGGACCGACAATCCGAAGCGATCGCAGCGCCGGAGCTGGATTGCTTGCGCGGCGTGCTTGCGCCGGCACTGCTGCAGGCGGCCGCGCGGCGCGCCAGAGACCTCGACATCGGTGCCGACCGTGTCCTGATTCAGCAGGGCCTGATCGAGGAGGAAGCGTATCTCCGCTATCTCGCCCGCTGGCTTCGCCTCGGCTTCGAAGACTTCGGCGCGTTCGATCGCGCCGACTGTCCGCTGGAGGACGCGCAAATCTCGTCTGCCACTGCGACCGGAATTGTGCCGCTCCGGGTCGATGGCGAATTGATCTGGGTGGTGGCGCCGCGACATCTTGCGAGCCATCGGCTGTGCGGGCTGCTCGACGACTATCCGGACACACGCCCGCGGCTGCGATTGGCCTCGACGGCGAATCTGGAGACCTTTCTGGCGCAGCAGGGCGAGCGCACACTGGCCGACATCGCCAGCTCCGATCTGCACCAGCGCCACCCGATGCTGTCGGCGGCGCCGCGCCGACCCGGTCCGGTGTGGCGGCAGCGCCTGAAGCGCGGGGTTTGTGTGGCGGTCCCGCTCGCTCTGCCGCTCTATCTCTATCCTGACATCACGACGACGCTGCTGGCAGCCTGGTTCATCGGCTTTGCCGGATTGCGATTGCTGGCCTGCTTGTGGCCACGCTCGACCTTGCCATCGCCGCCGCGAAAGCCGGACGCCGAATTGCCGATCTATACGGTGGTGGCGGCGCTGTATCGCGAAGCCGACTCGGTGGGAACGCTGGTGGAGGCTCTCGACGCGCTCGATTACCCACACGAGAAGCTCGACCTTATCCTGGTGATCGAGCCCGACGACCTCGCCACCCGCGCGGCACTGGCACGGATCAAACAGCGGCCGCATCTGCGGGTGCTGATCGCGCCTGCGGTCGAGCCGAGAACGAAGCCGAAAGCGCTCAACTACGCCCTCGCCTTCGCGCGCGGCAGCTTCATTGCGGTGTACGATGCCGAAGACCGGCCCGACCCGGACCAGCTGCGGGCGGCGTTGGCAGCGTTCGATGCTGCGAGCCCCGACACCGCTTGCGTCCAGGCCAGCCTGTGCATCGACAATCTCACCCATAGCTGGCTGTCGCGCACATTCCTGGCCGAATATGCCGGCCAGTTCGATCTGTTTCTGCCTGGCCTGGCGGCGCTCGGACTGCCGCTGCCGCTCGGCGGCACCTCCAACCATTTCCGCACCGATGTGCTCCGCGCGATCGGCGGCTGGGATCCGCACAACGTCACCGAAGACGCCGACCTCGGCTTCCGGCTGGCCCGGTTCGGCCACCGCTGCGTCACCATTGCTTCGGCCACCTACGAGGAAGCTCCGATCGCGTTCGGCAACTGGCTGCCGCAGCGGGCACGCTGGATGAAGGGCTGGATCCAGACCTGGGCGGTGCATATGCGGCAGCCGATCCGGCTGTGGCGCGAGATCGGCTGGCGCGGCGTGATCGGCCTCAACCTGGTGGTCGGCGGCAATGTGCTGTCGGCGCTGGCCTATCCATTATTGGTGTGGCTCGCCGTTGCGGCGGCAATCGATTGGCCGGAGCAGTTGCCGGTATGGCTCGGCGGCTGGCTGGAGCCCGCGGCGCCGAGCGCGCTGCACTGGCTGACGATCGCATCCGGCGTTGCATCGACATTGGTGGTCGGCCTGCTCGGCCTCGCCCGGCGGCGGCAATTACGGCACGCCGGCGCATTGGCGCTGACGCCGCTCTATTGGCTGTGCCTATCGGCGGCGGCGTGGCGCGCGCTGGCGCAATTCGTCTGGTGTCCGTACCGCTGGGACAAGACTCAGCACGGCGTTGCCCGCCGTCCGCATCCGCTGGCGCCGAAGCCAAAAGCCCGGCGGTCGCGATGGCGGCTGTCGGCGTAA
- a CDS encoding lysine--tRNA ligase: MTTIDLPSASELRTLAEQSNAWPFEQARALVNRLKKHPKDEVLFETGYGPSGLPHIGTFGEVARTTMVRHAFRVLTDDKIKTKLLAFSDDMDGLRKVPDNVPNKELLEKNLGKSLTSVPDPFGTHDSFGAHNNARLRAFLDTFGFDYEFASATEYYKSGRFDATLLKVLERLEKVMAIMLPSLREERAASYSPFLPICPRTGVVLQVPIVAHDVKAGTISYDDPETNERITVPVTGGHCKLQWKPDWAMRWTALGVDYEMAGKDLIDSVKLSGKIAQAIGGTPPEGFNYELFLDDKGQKISKSKGNGLTIEEWLRYASPESLSLFMYREPKAAKRLYFDVIPRNVDEYQQFLDGYARQDLKQRLANPVWHIHSGNPPQADMPVTFQLLLTLVSSSNAENADTLWGFIGRYRPGVTPQSHPKLDAMVGYAINYYRDFVAPTKVFRDPTDAERAALQDLRDALSQLPADATAEAIQDVVYEIGRREPFLDHKKTAKDGKPGVSLDWFNMLYQVLLGQEKGPRFGSFVAVYGVSNAVAMIDGALARSA, translated from the coding sequence ATGACGACGATCGACCTTCCGAGCGCTTCCGAGCTGCGCACCCTCGCCGAACAATCCAACGCCTGGCCGTTCGAGCAGGCGCGCGCGCTGGTGAACCGGCTGAAAAAGCATCCGAAGGACGAGGTGCTGTTCGAGACCGGTTACGGTCCGTCGGGGCTGCCGCATATCGGCACGTTCGGCGAGGTCGCGCGCACCACGATGGTGCGCCATGCCTTCCGTGTGCTGACCGACGACAAGATCAAGACCAAGCTGCTGGCGTTCTCGGATGACATGGACGGCCTGCGCAAGGTGCCGGACAATGTGCCGAACAAGGAGCTGCTGGAGAAGAATCTCGGCAAGTCGCTGACCAGCGTGCCGGATCCGTTCGGCACCCATGATTCGTTCGGCGCCCACAACAACGCGCGGCTGCGCGCCTTCCTCGACACATTCGGTTTCGACTACGAGTTCGCTTCGGCGACCGAGTACTACAAGTCGGGCCGGTTCGACGCGACGCTGCTGAAGGTGTTGGAGCGGCTCGAGAAGGTGATGGCGATCATGCTGCCGTCGCTCCGCGAGGAGCGCGCCGCCAGCTATTCGCCATTCCTCCCCATTTGCCCGCGCACCGGCGTGGTGCTGCAGGTGCCGATCGTCGCGCACGACGTCAAGGCCGGCACGATTTCCTACGACGATCCGGAAACCAATGAACGCATCACCGTTCCGGTCACCGGCGGTCACTGCAAGCTGCAATGGAAGCCGGACTGGGCGATGCGTTGGACCGCGCTCGGCGTCGACTACGAGATGGCCGGCAAGGACCTGATCGATTCCGTGAAGCTGTCCGGCAAGATCGCCCAGGCGATCGGCGGCACGCCGCCGGAAGGCTTCAACTACGAGCTGTTCCTCGACGACAAGGGCCAGAAGATCTCGAAGTCGAAGGGCAACGGCCTGACCATCGAGGAGTGGCTGCGCTACGCTTCGCCGGAATCGCTGTCGCTGTTCATGTACCGCGAGCCGAAGGCGGCGAAGCGGCTGTATTTCGATGTGATCCCGCGCAACGTCGACGAGTATCAGCAGTTCCTCGATGGCTACGCGCGGCAGGATCTGAAGCAGCGGCTCGCCAACCCGGTCTGGCACATCCATTCCGGCAATCCGCCGCAGGCCGACATGCCGGTGACGTTCCAGCTGCTGTTGACGCTGGTGTCGTCGTCCAATGCCGAAAACGCCGATACGCTGTGGGGCTTCATCGGCCGCTACCGGCCGGGCGTGACGCCGCAGAGCCATCCCAAGCTCGACGCGATGGTCGGTTACGCAATCAATTACTACCGCGACTTCGTGGCGCCCACCAAGGTGTTCCGCGATCCGACCGATGCCGAGCGCGCCGCGCTGCAGGATCTGCGCGATGCGTTGTCACAGCTGCCGGCGGACGCGACCGCCGAGGCGATCCAGGACGTGGTGTACGAGATCGGCCGCCGCGAGCCGTTCCTCGACCACAAGAAGACCGCCAAGGACGGCAAGCCGGGCGTCTCGCTCGACTGGTTCAACATGCTGTACCAGGTGCTACTCGGCCAGGAGAAAGGGCCGAGGTTCGGCTCCTTCGTGGCCGTCTACGGCGTCAGCAATGCGGTGGCGATGATCGACGGCGCGCTGGCGCGCAGCGCGTAA
- a CDS encoding transporter substrate-binding domain-containing protein encodes MQPQIAMLINGRPAVWRAAVAALALAATTLLTPVAARAAETAPEAKAIADATAHAVPGFWDPRRRPERPDMSRLTMIRFLTEVDYPPFNFTGADGNPAGFNVDLARALCDEIKITCTVQMRKFETLLDALAGNRGDAIIASLAVTPQTRTKLDFTDPYYRTPARFVARKDAVMREMRPEFLEGRKVGAVAGSAHEAYLKAMFTDAELHSYPNAEALRTALKRGEVDFIFGDAISLAFWINGTDSENCCAFSGAPFLESRYFGEGVGIAVRKGNDTLRQALNWALFRVWEKGQYTDLWLRYFSVSPF; translated from the coding sequence ATGCAACCACAGATTGCGATGTTGATCAATGGCCGACCGGCCGTCTGGCGCGCAGCCGTGGCGGCGCTGGCGCTCGCCGCGACCACGCTGCTGACGCCTGTGGCCGCGCGGGCTGCGGAGACCGCGCCCGAGGCGAAGGCGATTGCGGACGCGACCGCGCATGCGGTGCCGGGGTTTTGGGATCCACGGCGGCGGCCGGAGCGGCCGGATATGTCGCGCCTGACGATGATCCGGTTCCTGACCGAGGTCGATTATCCGCCGTTCAACTTCACCGGGGCCGACGGCAATCCGGCAGGGTTCAACGTCGATCTGGCCCGCGCGCTGTGCGATGAGATCAAGATCACCTGTACGGTGCAGATGCGGAAGTTCGAGACCCTACTCGACGCGCTCGCCGGCAATCGCGGCGACGCCATCATCGCGTCGCTGGCGGTGACGCCGCAGACCCGCACCAAGCTGGATTTCACCGATCCCTATTACCGCACGCCGGCGCGGTTCGTCGCCCGCAAGGATGCGGTGATGCGGGAGATGCGTCCTGAGTTTCTCGAAGGCCGCAAGGTCGGCGCGGTCGCCGGTTCGGCGCATGAGGCCTATCTGAAGGCGATGTTCACCGACGCCGAGCTGCATTCCTATCCGAATGCCGAGGCGCTGCGGACCGCGCTGAAGCGGGGCGAAGTCGATTTCATCTTCGGCGACGCGATCTCGCTGGCGTTCTGGATCAACGGCACCGACTCGGAGAACTGCTGCGCATTCTCCGGCGCTCCGTTCCTGGAGAGCCGCTATTTCGGCGAGGGCGTCGGCATCGCGGTGCGCAAGGGCAACGACACGTTGCGCCAGGCGCTGAATTGGGCGCTGTTCCGGGTTTGGGAAAAGGGCCAGTACACCGACTTGTGGCTCCGGTATTTTTCCGTCAGCCCGTTTTGA
- a CDS encoding SCO family protein yields the protein MSAQAKSIRPLVVIAAFAGSLIVGLVVVLWLLGGLQKISAPATIGGPFRLTDQNGQVITEQSMKGKPTLIFFGFTRCPDVCPTSLFELSQVLGAMGPDADRINAYFVSVDPERDTPQSMKDYLSSFDPHLKGLVGTPEATEKIEKAYRVYAKKVPLKDGDYTMDHTALIYLMDKSGNFVSPFNIKRKPEEAAADLKRYL from the coding sequence ATGTCTGCACAAGCCAAATCCATCCGCCCGCTGGTCGTGATCGCCGCGTTTGCCGGCAGCCTGATCGTCGGCCTCGTGGTCGTGCTGTGGCTGCTCGGCGGTCTGCAGAAGATCTCGGCACCGGCGACGATCGGCGGTCCGTTCCGTCTCACTGACCAGAACGGCCAGGTCATCACCGAACAAAGCATGAAGGGTAAGCCGACCCTGATCTTCTTCGGCTTCACCCGTTGCCCGGACGTCTGCCCGACCTCGCTGTTCGAGTTGTCGCAGGTGCTCGGCGCGATGGGCCCCGATGCCGACCGCATCAATGCCTATTTCGTCTCGGTGGATCCCGAGCGCGACACTCCGCAGTCGATGAAGGACTATCTGTCGAGCTTCGATCCGCATCTGAAGGGGCTGGTCGGAACCCCGGAAGCCACCGAGAAGATCGAGAAGGCCTACCGGGTCTATGCCAAGAAGGTCCCGCTGAAGGACGGCGACTACACGATGGATCACACCGCGCTGATCTATCTGATGGACAAGTCGGGCAATTTCGTCTCGCCGTTCAACATCAAGCGCAAGCCCGAGGAGGCTGCGGCCGACCTGAAGCGGTATCTGTAG